One Bacteroidia bacterium genomic region harbors:
- a CDS encoding MoxR family ATPase translates to MEKIIYQDAIEAVQALGEKYKVLTQEIAKQIVGQEEIVRQLLTCIFSQGHCLLVGVPGLAKTLLVRTLAEALGLSFNRIQFTPDLMPSDITGSEILEDTERGKQFRFIQGPVFANIVLADEINRTPPKTQAALLEAMQEYSVTNAGKKYVLDLPFFVLATQNPIEQEGTYPLPEAQLDRFMFNVWVDYPSYQEEIQIVKSTTSLQKVNIQKVLSKEEILYFQRLVREVPVADNVIEYAVKLVHKTRVNSGIATDFVKKYVSWGAGPRASQYLIIGAKANALIHGKYSPDIEDVQAVAHPILRHRVILNFTAEADGITIMELIDKLL, encoded by the coding sequence ATGGAAAAGATAATTTACCAAGATGCCATAGAAGCAGTACAAGCATTGGGAGAAAAATACAAAGTTCTAACCCAAGAAATTGCAAAACAAATTGTAGGACAAGAAGAAATTGTACGGCAATTATTGACATGTATTTTTAGTCAAGGGCACTGTTTGTTGGTAGGTGTACCTGGGTTAGCTAAAACGCTATTAGTGCGTACATTAGCTGAAGCTTTGGGCTTGAGTTTTAACCGCATCCAATTTACTCCTGACTTAATGCCTTCAGACATAACTGGAAGTGAAATATTAGAAGACACAGAACGGGGCAAACAGTTCAGATTTATTCAAGGACCTGTATTTGCCAATATTGTTCTAGCAGATGAAATTAACCGTACTCCCCCTAAAACTCAAGCCGCTCTATTGGAAGCTATGCAGGAATATTCTGTTACTAACGCAGGAAAAAAATATGTTTTAGACCTTCCATTTTTCGTACTAGCTACTCAAAACCCTATTGAACAAGAAGGAACTTACCCACTTCCTGAAGCACAATTAGACCGTTTTATGTTTAATGTTTGGGTAGATTATCCATCTTATCAAGAGGAGATTCAGATTGTAAAGTCCACAACTTCGCTTCAAAAAGTCAATATTCAAAAAGTATTGAGTAAAGAGGAAATTTTGTACTTTCAACGGTTAGTGCGTGAAGTACCTGTGGCAGACAATGTCATTGAGTATGCGGTTAAGTTAGTCCATAAAACAAGAGTAAATTCAGGTATTGCAACTGATTTTGTGAAAAAGTATGTTTCTTGGGGTGCAGGACCTAGAGCTTCGCAGTATTTGATTATTGGGGCTAAGGCAAATGCGCTTATTCATGGCAAGTATTCACCTGATATTGAAGATGTACAAGCTGTAGCTCATCCTATTTTGCGCCACAGAGTAATTTTGAATTTTACTGCGGAAGCGGACGGTATTACTATTATGGAGCTTATTGACAAGCTTTTATGA